In Longimicrobiales bacterium, a single genomic region encodes these proteins:
- a CDS encoding zf-TFIIB domain-containing protein, translating into METRYPCPVCLGVKMEKVTLENLTLDHCARCGGVWFEAGEVQRLRGIDATALWRQIAQREGVHAMQCHSCRTHVPRNFTECHACGWTIELDCPTCDREMRIAEQNGMRLDYCTHCKGVWFDHDELTSIWKMEVDALMKRRGSRTVAAAGDVMLLDVLLYDPFVMYYGIHAAGHAAGAAADALAASGSVEVIGEVAGAAGEVASSLFETIVEIIGGIFG; encoded by the coding sequence ATGGAGACGCGCTACCCGTGCCCCGTGTGCCTCGGCGTGAAGATGGAGAAGGTCACGCTCGAGAATCTGACGCTCGACCATTGCGCACGCTGCGGCGGCGTGTGGTTCGAGGCCGGCGAGGTGCAGCGGCTGCGGGGGATCGACGCGACGGCCCTCTGGCGCCAGATCGCCCAGCGCGAGGGCGTGCATGCGATGCAGTGTCATTCCTGTCGCACGCACGTGCCGCGCAACTTCACCGAGTGTCATGCGTGCGGCTGGACGATCGAGCTCGACTGTCCAACGTGCGACCGGGAGATGCGGATCGCCGAGCAGAATGGCATGCGCCTGGATTACTGCACGCACTGCAAGGGTGTCTGGTTCGATCACGATGAGCTGACATCGATCTGGAAGATGGAGGTAGACGCGCTCATGAAGCGCCGCGGCTCACGCACCGTGGCTGCGGCAGGCGATGTGATGCTGCTCGACGTACTGCTCTACGACCCGTTCGTGATGTACTACGGCATCCACGCAGCAGGGCATGCTGCGGGTGCGGCGGCCGACGCGCTCGCGGCATCGGGCTCGGTGGAAGTGATTGGCGAGGTGGCGGGCGCGGCCGGCGAGGTCGCGTCATCGCTGTTCGAGACGATCGTGGAGATCATCGGCGGCATCTTCGGCTGA
- a CDS encoding mechanosensitive ion channel domain-containing protein yields the protein MWFLQTLDIEGLAPRFDERLFTIGGTDVTIASIVAALLVIVVTLTISGILQRVLSRAYQRRGIEQGVQYAMNRLLHYTVLAVGIFVALDNLGFSITALAGLGAILAVGIGFGLQNIAQNFVSGIILLIERPVKQGDFVEVGETRGTVRSIYSRATVITTIDNVDILVPNGQFITEPVVNQTYADRFVRVRVNVGVAYGSNTEQVRRTLMAVAAEQLEVVRPEETTVLFNDFGESSLDFVLIFWISEARDQNRVASDVRFAIDAAFRREGIEIPFPQRDLHLKSGLQALA from the coding sequence ATGTGGTTTCTGCAGACGCTGGACATCGAAGGTCTTGCTCCACGCTTCGACGAGCGGCTCTTCACGATTGGCGGGACGGACGTCACGATCGCATCGATCGTAGCGGCGCTCCTCGTCATCGTCGTCACGCTGACAATCTCGGGTATTCTGCAGCGGGTGCTGTCCCGCGCTTACCAGCGGCGCGGTATCGAGCAGGGAGTGCAGTACGCGATGAACCGGCTGCTGCACTACACTGTGCTGGCGGTCGGGATCTTCGTTGCGCTCGACAACCTCGGCTTCTCGATCACTGCGCTGGCAGGTCTCGGTGCGATCCTCGCCGTGGGCATCGGCTTCGGTCTCCAGAACATCGCACAGAACTTCGTGAGCGGCATCATCCTGCTGATCGAGCGGCCGGTGAAGCAGGGCGACTTCGTGGAGGTCGGGGAGACACGCGGCACGGTCCGCTCCATCTACAGCCGCGCGACTGTCATCACGACGATCGACAATGTCGACATCCTCGTGCCGAACGGCCAGTTCATCACGGAACCGGTCGTGAACCAGACGTACGCCGACCGCTTCGTACGGGTGCGCGTGAACGTCGGCGTGGCGTACGGCTCCAACACGGAACAGGTGCGACGCACGCTAATGGCAGTGGCCGCCGAACAGCTGGAGGTGGTGCGGCCCGAGGAGACGACGGTGCTGTTCAATGACTTCGGAGAATCGTCGCTCGACTTCGTGCTCATCTTCTGGATCAGTGAAGCGCGCGATCAGAACCGCGTCGCGAGCGACGTCCGCTTTGCGATCGACGCCGCGTTCCGCAGGGAGGGCATCGAGATCCCGTTCCCACAGCGCGACCTGCACCTGAAGTCGGGGCTGCAGGCGCTGGCGTAG
- a CDS encoding gamma-glutamyltransferase, whose product MRFNILAIAVVSAALPAVQLAPVATSQLHAQVTPRHDVPPPRQTQRPPLHGSEWVAVTGKPLGAAAGAMIFQQGGNAVDAAAAMLAATATMWDVLSWGGETQALIYNPDTRQVIGINALGVAPTGATVEYYRSQGYNYPPEYGPLAAITPGTPGGLMVMLAEYGTMSLAQVLAPAIRLADGYPIEAQTANSMENNKDQIKNWPYSTTVFLPHLGQEREAPEPGEMFRQADLAATLRKLVEAEQNALRAGKSRKDAIQAAYDRFYRGDIAEELVRSTREQGGLFTMEDLATWEVKIEEPLSVNYKGIDVYKLQQWQQGPVMLQALNIAETLDLKSLGYNTPEYMHTIYQIMNLAYADRDFYYGDPAFPPEEPMRGLLSKEYARERAKLIDPERNDTTIKPGDPYPFQGGTNPFRELLDKWPPPPKPVRIAAASDRSWEDAFYAGTTSIQAADSSGWVVSITPSGGWIPAVIAGRTGVGLSQRAQQFVLDPAENPFNVMEPGKRPRVTLTPTLALRDGLPMMAFSVQGGDSQDQNLLQYFLNVVEFDMTPQQAAEAPNINSFQMRNSFDDHSAQPGRMLVPAAAGPEVRAALERMGYSLRFSQRTSGPITAIWFDREHGTMWGAASNFGEDYGIAW is encoded by the coding sequence ATGCGATTCAACATTCTGGCAATTGCCGTCGTCAGCGCGGCGCTGCCCGCAGTGCAGCTGGCGCCCGTCGCAACGTCGCAGCTCCACGCGCAGGTGACGCCGCGCCATGACGTGCCGCCGCCGCGGCAGACGCAGCGCCCCCCGCTCCACGGGTCGGAGTGGGTGGCAGTGACCGGCAAGCCGCTCGGGGCGGCGGCCGGCGCCATGATCTTTCAGCAGGGCGGCAACGCCGTCGACGCAGCGGCCGCCATGCTCGCTGCTACCGCCACCATGTGGGACGTCCTGTCGTGGGGCGGCGAGACACAGGCGCTGATCTACAATCCGGACACCAGGCAGGTGATCGGCATCAATGCGCTCGGCGTCGCACCGACAGGCGCGACCGTCGAGTACTATCGGTCGCAGGGCTACAACTATCCACCGGAGTACGGCCCGCTCGCTGCCATCACGCCGGGCACGCCCGGCGGCCTGATGGTCATGCTCGCGGAGTACGGCACCATGTCGCTCGCGCAGGTGCTCGCGCCCGCGATCCGCCTCGCGGACGGCTATCCCATCGAGGCGCAGACGGCCAACTCGATGGAGAACAACAAGGACCAGATCAAGAACTGGCCGTACTCTACCACCGTATTTCTGCCGCACCTCGGACAGGAACGCGAGGCGCCGGAGCCGGGGGAGATGTTCCGGCAGGCGGACCTCGCCGCAACACTTCGCAAGCTCGTCGAGGCGGAGCAGAACGCACTGCGTGCGGGCAAGTCGCGCAAGGATGCGATACAGGCCGCGTACGACCGCTTCTACCGCGGCGACATCGCGGAGGAGCTGGTCCGCAGCACGCGCGAGCAGGGCGGCCTCTTCACAATGGAAGATCTCGCCACCTGGGAAGTGAAGATCGAGGAGCCGCTCTCCGTCAATTACAAGGGCATCGACGTCTACAAGCTCCAGCAGTGGCAGCAGGGGCCTGTGATGCTGCAGGCGCTGAACATAGCCGAAACGCTCGATCTCAAGTCGCTCGGCTACAACACGCCCGAGTACATGCACACGATCTACCAGATCATGAATCTGGCGTACGCCGACCGCGACTTCTATTACGGCGACCCAGCATTCCCGCCGGAGGAGCCGATGCGCGGCCTGCTGTCGAAGGAGTACGCGCGCGAGCGAGCGAAGCTGATCGATCCGGAGCGCAACGACACCACCATCAAGCCCGGTGACCCCTATCCGTTCCAGGGCGGAACGAACCCGTTCAGGGAGCTGCTGGACAAGTGGCCGCCACCGCCGAAGCCGGTGCGCATCGCGGCCGCCAGCGACAGAAGCTGGGAGGACGCGTTCTACGCGGGCACGACGTCGATCCAGGCGGCCGACTCATCAGGCTGGGTCGTTTCGATCACGCCCAGCGGCGGCTGGATCCCCGCTGTGATTGCCGGACGCACGGGCGTCGGCTTGAGCCAGCGCGCACAGCAGTTCGTGCTCGACCCCGCGGAGAACCCGTTCAACGTGATGGAGCCGGGGAAGCGTCCGCGTGTCACACTTACGCCGACACTCGCGCTGCGCGACGGCCTGCCGATGATGGCGTTCTCGGTGCAGGGAGGCGACTCGCAGGATCAGAACCTGCTCCAGTACTTCCTGAACGTCGTCGAGTTCGACATGACGCCGCAGCAGGCGGCCGAAGCGCCGAACATCAACTCGTTCCAGATGCGCAACTCGTTCGACGACCACAGCGCGCAGCCGGGCCGCATGCTCGTGCCCGCGGCCGCCGGACCCGAAGTGCGCGCCGCACTGGAGCGCATGGGCTATTCACTGCGCTTCTCCCAGCGCACGTCCGGGCCGATCACTGCGATCTGGTTCGACCGCGAGCACGGCACGATGTGGGGTGCGGCCAGCAACTTCGGCGAGGACTACGGCATCGCCTGGTAA
- a CDS encoding tetratricopeptide repeat protein, producing MQRIRSLIIEMHRRSLWQVLGVYLFGSWAIYEIIAEVTTRMGLPDWVPGFAIVLFLIGLPIVIATAIVQEGLPGQSVFDRPEEVGPADPTLVPGLDPQPAERRAGGTALLTPARPHAFLTWQRSVLAGLVAFLMLGLTAGGYIGLRNAGVPGFASLITSGAMDARDRIIIAQLEHASGDTVTAAAVTEALRVDLAQSPVVTVLESRFLGDALQRMGRPRDARLTGALAREVAIREGAKAVLEGEITPAGSGSIITARLLHAGTGELLISHRETADGEADVIPAIDRMSRKLRERIGESLRTVRADAPLEAVTTASLRALELYTQGTHALDMERDYDRGIRLLQEAVAEDSTFAMAWRKLAVGYNNARAGRDRLAHATRMAYEHRDRLTERERYHTIALYHLNVGPDNTAAINAYRTLLDTYPDDHTALNNIALAYGRIRDQDRAAEYYHRAIAVDSFVPSSWTNLALTEYYRGNTAEARSLLDAASERFPDQRDNRAFAAGLAQAEGNYEEAERILRQLVDDSRDSDVWRARSTFTLAGLTQMLGRLGEARRLYEESLAANRARGISQAGLWHEGTLAGLDAWVLQKPEAALRRLDGILASDLWRETPPATRGYLEVAQGYAATGQPAKARRLIAEWQDLPESDRGDGNWILPTALGWIAMAENRPADAVQRFREAADYGSCDFCGLATLASAFRVAEMPDSAILYYRRYIDATAMDRITDDAWELAPAYESLAELYEAAGDLEAARNYAGLFIALWKDADPELQPRVRRKRDLLERLVER from the coding sequence ATGCAGCGCATCAGGTCTCTCATCATCGAGATGCACCGCCGCTCCCTGTGGCAGGTCCTCGGTGTCTATCTGTTCGGTTCATGGGCGATCTACGAGATCATCGCTGAAGTAACCACGCGAATGGGGCTGCCCGACTGGGTGCCGGGCTTCGCCATCGTGCTTTTCCTGATTGGACTGCCGATCGTGATCGCAACGGCGATCGTGCAGGAGGGGCTGCCCGGGCAGTCGGTGTTCGACCGACCGGAGGAGGTCGGACCGGCCGACCCGACGCTGGTGCCCGGTCTCGACCCGCAGCCGGCAGAACGCAGAGCGGGCGGGACTGCACTGCTCACGCCCGCGCGGCCGCACGCGTTCCTCACCTGGCAGCGGTCGGTACTCGCGGGCCTGGTCGCGTTTCTGATGCTCGGCCTCACGGCGGGCGGCTACATCGGGCTCCGCAATGCCGGCGTGCCGGGCTTTGCGTCGCTCATCACGTCGGGAGCGATGGATGCGCGCGACCGCATCATCATCGCACAGCTGGAGCATGCGTCCGGCGATACCGTGACCGCTGCTGCCGTCACCGAAGCGCTCCGCGTAGACCTCGCCCAGTCGCCTGTGGTCACCGTGCTCGAGTCACGGTTCCTCGGCGATGCGCTCCAGCGCATGGGGCGCCCGCGCGACGCGCGGCTGACCGGCGCACTCGCGCGCGAGGTGGCCATACGGGAGGGCGCGAAGGCGGTACTGGAAGGCGAGATCACGCCCGCCGGCTCGGGCTCGATCATCACCGCTCGACTGCTCCACGCCGGGACCGGTGAGCTGCTGATATCCCATCGCGAAACGGCGGATGGTGAAGCGGATGTGATCCCCGCGATCGACCGCATGTCACGGAAGCTGCGCGAGCGGATCGGCGAATCACTGCGCACCGTGCGTGCGGACGCGCCGCTCGAGGCAGTGACCACCGCGTCACTGCGCGCGCTCGAGCTCTACACGCAGGGGACACATGCGCTGGATATGGAGCGGGATTACGATCGCGGCATCCGCCTGTTGCAGGAGGCTGTTGCGGAGGACAGCACGTTCGCGATGGCGTGGCGCAAGCTGGCGGTCGGTTACAACAATGCGCGCGCGGGACGGGACCGACTCGCACATGCTACGCGCATGGCGTACGAGCATCGCGACCGGCTCACGGAACGCGAGCGCTATCACACCATCGCCCTGTACCACCTGAACGTCGGACCCGACAATACCGCGGCGATCAACGCCTACCGTACGCTGCTCGACACGTACCCTGACGATCACACCGCGCTGAACAACATCGCGCTCGCGTACGGCCGCATCCGCGACCAGGATCGCGCTGCCGAATACTATCACCGCGCGATCGCCGTCGATTCCTTCGTGCCGAGCTCGTGGACGAACCTCGCGCTCACGGAATACTACCGCGGCAATACCGCGGAGGCGCGCTCGCTCCTCGACGCCGCGTCAGAGCGGTTCCCCGACCAGCGCGACAATCGCGCGTTCGCTGCCGGACTGGCGCAGGCGGAGGGTAACTACGAAGAAGCGGAGCGCATCCTGCGCCAGCTCGTCGACGACAGCCGCGATTCGGACGTGTGGCGGGCGCGGTCCACGTTCACGCTCGCCGGACTGACGCAGATGCTGGGTCGCCTGGGCGAGGCGCGCCGGCTGTACGAGGAGAGCCTGGCGGCCAACCGCGCCCGCGGCATCTCCCAGGCCGGCCTGTGGCACGAGGGCACGCTCGCGGGGCTCGACGCGTGGGTGCTGCAGAAGCCCGAAGCCGCGCTCCGCCGGCTCGACGGCATCCTCGCGAGCGACCTGTGGCGCGAGACGCCGCCCGCCACGCGCGGCTACCTGGAAGTGGCCCAGGGATATGCCGCGACTGGCCAACCTGCCAAGGCGCGGCGGCTGATCGCGGAGTGGCAGGATCTGCCGGAATCCGACCGAGGCGACGGCAACTGGATATTGCCGACCGCCCTGGGCTGGATCGCAATGGCGGAGAACCGACCGGCCGATGCGGTCCAGCGGTTCCGCGAGGCGGCGGACTACGGCTCGTGCGATTTCTGCGGGCTGGCGACGCTCGCATCGGCGTTCCGCGTCGCCGAGATGCCGGACTCAGCCATCCTCTACTACCGTCGTTACATCGATGCGACCGCAATGGACCGCATCACTGACGACGCGTGGGAGCTCGCGCCCGCGTATGAGAGCCTCGCCGAGCTGTATGAGGCGGCCGGCGACCTCGAGGCGGCGCGCAACTACGCGGGGCTGTTCATCGCGCTCTGGAAAGACGCCGATCCTGAGCTGCAGCCACGCGTGCGACGGAAGCGTGATCTGCTGGAGCGGCTCGTCGAGCGGTGA
- a CDS encoding PH domain-containing protein: protein MKTTSSERRLHPVSILLHMGQLLPRMLLPFVVLLFTAPQQRKALVVLLIAAAVAAVVALIAVARHLRYTYRYDERDLVIRSGVLVRNERSIPYVRIQNLDASQNVVQRLLGVTEVFVQTGSGVEPEASLRVLPLAALEEMRTRVMEAGGARAAAADAHATPGVSSDAEQPAPGAVSDAARATPGAAGVHDAHTRQTLLALSPRDLILAGFIENRGMVLILGALALLEQAGATNRVVERLIDTEDGSLRTVAARWLGDGGVPVMQGAVYLAAALLVALLLIRLLSTVWALVRLHEFRLERMGDDLNTAYGLLTRVTATIPLRRVQTIIVRDRMLHRLLGRRQVAIETAGGMTDIPGAPQREPIAPIIPEDQVPALLRVLQPGLDLDSVEWQPVHPRAFGRMVRGSLFWPVALSAVAFIFVQEWAIALFGLLLVNTLVRARLRVKNLAWSLTSDSIIVRDGSFTRTIRIARYNRVQVTAQGRSPLDMRAGMARVRADTAGAHGGVVIPFLPEARAAVVQEELVARTAETAFTW, encoded by the coding sequence ATGAAGACGACGTCATCTGAGCGACGGCTGCATCCCGTCAGCATCCTCCTCCACATGGGGCAGCTGCTGCCGCGCATGCTCCTCCCGTTCGTCGTACTGCTGTTCACCGCGCCACAACAGCGGAAGGCGCTGGTCGTCCTGCTCATCGCGGCGGCGGTCGCCGCTGTCGTGGCACTGATCGCCGTCGCCCGACACCTCCGCTACACGTACCGCTACGATGAGCGCGACCTGGTAATCCGCTCGGGCGTGCTGGTCCGCAACGAGCGCAGCATACCCTACGTTCGCATCCAGAACCTGGACGCGTCACAGAACGTGGTGCAGCGGCTGCTGGGCGTAACAGAGGTTTTCGTGCAGACCGGCAGTGGCGTCGAGCCGGAGGCGTCGCTGCGCGTGCTTCCGCTCGCCGCGCTCGAGGAGATGCGCACGCGCGTGATGGAGGCAGGCGGTGCCCGCGCGGCGGCCGCCGATGCGCACGCCACCCCCGGGGTGTCGTCCGACGCAGAACAACCCGCGCCCGGCGCAGTCTCAGACGCAGCACGGGCGACGCCCGGCGCGGCCGGCGTACACGATGCACACACGCGACAGACGCTGCTGGCATTGTCACCACGCGACCTCATCCTCGCCGGCTTCATCGAGAACCGCGGGATGGTCCTCATCCTGGGCGCGCTCGCGCTGCTCGAGCAGGCCGGCGCCACGAATCGCGTCGTCGAACGACTGATCGACACGGAGGACGGCTCGCTCCGTACCGTGGCCGCGCGCTGGCTGGGTGATGGCGGAGTGCCGGTAATGCAGGGTGCGGTATACCTGGCCGCGGCACTGCTCGTGGCGCTGCTACTGATCCGCCTGCTCTCGACCGTATGGGCGCTGGTGCGGCTTCACGAGTTCAGACTGGAGCGCATGGGCGACGACCTGAACACGGCCTACGGCCTGCTCACACGCGTCACCGCGACGATACCGCTGCGTCGCGTGCAGACGATCATCGTCCGCGATCGCATGCTGCACCGCCTGCTCGGCAGACGCCAGGTAGCGATCGAGACGGCCGGCGGCATGACGGACATACCCGGAGCACCGCAACGCGAACCGATCGCGCCCATCATCCCGGAGGATCAGGTGCCCGCTCTGCTGCGTGTGCTCCAGCCGGGACTGGATCTCGACTCCGTCGAATGGCAGCCGGTACATCCGCGGGCGTTCGGCCGCATGGTGCGGGGCTCACTGTTCTGGCCCGTCGCATTGTCCGCGGTCGCGTTCATTTTCGTGCAGGAGTGGGCGATCGCCCTGTTCGGGCTGTTGCTGGTGAACACGCTCGTCCGCGCACGACTCCGCGTGAAGAACCTCGCCTGGTCATTGACGAGCGACTCCATCATCGTCCGCGATGGTTCATTCACGCGCACGATCAGGATCGCACGATACAACCGTGTCCAGGTGACGGCCCAGGGCCGGAGTCCGCTGGACATGCGGGCGGGCATGGCGCGCGTGCGGGCAGACACCGCCGGCGCACACGGCGGCGTGGTCATCCCGTTCCTGCCGGAGGCCAGGGCGGCCGTCGTACAGGAGGAGCTTGTGGCGCGCACCGCAGAGACCGCATTCACCTGGTGA
- a CDS encoding PDZ domain-containing protein — MAIAASASPASAQGTRLLRQPSLGTDAIAFAYAGDLWLTGVDGGGARRLTATPAVESDPHFSPDGRWLAFTSTRDGTASVYVMSAAGGAPTRLTWYPAPSWVRGWTPDGTRILYASSRESAPTSHERLWTVSRDGGPSTMVPAPWGARGSYSADGRRMVVDRVDRWDVEWRNYRGGQNTALTILDLEDLGEVLLPNENRTTDIAPVWLDGTIYFLSDRNRAMNIWAYDVASRALRQVTNFTNADVKTLAGRGSTLVFEQDGYIHTLDVTAGEPRRIDIAVRGDFPWAMPQWVDAGRSISTAALSPTGKRALMEARGEIFTVPVDKGDTRNLTRSAGAADRAPVWSPDGARVAWFSDDGSGYVLKIGTQDGLGTPRTISIGESKYVWNTEWSPDGTMIAFVDDRARIRIVNVAAGDVGTADVDGNTNSRSGMGLVWSGDSKWLAYSKSFPNNLRRIVVWNADTREARAITDALADARTPAWDRDGRHLYFLASTDLALASGWANTSSMQAQPTYAPYVMVLRAEDPTPFSLESDEEPAGATPERPDTTSTPVRIDFDGIGSRIISLPMPVRSYSTLLAGPRGSVFIGESVPNTPGAVLHKFTLADRETEVFARGVSRPSASHDGRKLLYQSGGNWQVVDATRASADGNNGRLTVALSAHIDPAVEWQQIFDEAWRYQKDFFYDPDTHGADWDAVRRRYEPLVAHVRHRDDLNYVLDMVNGELSVGHSFVRGGDMPETETSRVGLLGADLEANDGRWRITRIYTAESWNPGLTAPLAAPGLQVDEGQYILAIDGVELTAADDPYRLLDGTAGRQTVLHLNNRPAMSGARTVTVAPVRNESTLRQRAWVEDNRRRVDELSGGRLAYVWVPNTGGAGVVSFNRYYFAQQDREGAVIDERYNGGGLLDDYMVDLMIRQPRAAITNEAPGGRPFQLPAGVLGPKVLLINELAGSGGDYFPWVFRHQQIGPLIGTRTWGGLVRSCSHYPMVDGGSITSPCNAVFEPGVGWIAENEGVPPDIEVRMDARSVAQGMDPQLERGVQEAMRMLEAQGTRTITVPAFPRPAGWPGGDR, encoded by the coding sequence ATGGCGATCGCCGCGTCGGCGTCGCCGGCGTCCGCGCAGGGCACGCGGCTGCTGCGGCAGCCGTCGCTCGGCACGGACGCGATCGCGTTCGCGTACGCGGGCGACCTGTGGCTCACCGGCGTCGATGGTGGCGGTGCCCGCCGCCTTACGGCCACGCCGGCCGTCGAGAGCGACCCGCACTTTTCGCCCGACGGCCGCTGGCTCGCGTTCACGTCAACACGCGATGGTACCGCGTCGGTGTACGTCATGTCGGCCGCGGGCGGCGCGCCGACGCGTCTGACATGGTACCCGGCGCCCTCGTGGGTGCGCGGGTGGACTCCCGATGGCACTCGCATCCTGTACGCATCCTCACGCGAGAGCGCCCCGACATCGCACGAGCGCCTGTGGACCGTGTCGCGCGATGGCGGTCCGTCGACAATGGTGCCGGCGCCGTGGGGCGCACGGGGGTCTTACTCCGCCGATGGCCGACGCATGGTCGTGGACCGTGTAGACCGCTGGGACGTGGAGTGGCGCAATTACCGGGGTGGCCAGAACACGGCGCTCACGATCCTCGACCTGGAGGATCTGGGCGAGGTGCTGCTGCCGAACGAGAACCGGACGACCGACATCGCCCCCGTGTGGCTCGACGGGACGATCTACTTCCTGTCCGACCGCAACCGCGCGATGAACATCTGGGCATACGACGTCGCGTCGCGTGCGCTCCGGCAGGTCACGAATTTCACGAACGCAGACGTGAAGACGCTGGCCGGACGCGGCAGCACGCTCGTCTTCGAGCAGGACGGCTACATCCACACACTCGATGTCACCGCGGGCGAGCCGCGCCGCATCGACATCGCCGTCAGGGGCGACTTCCCGTGGGCCATGCCGCAGTGGGTGGACGCCGGACGCTCGATCTCGACGGCCGCGCTGTCGCCCACGGGGAAGCGTGCGCTGATGGAGGCACGCGGTGAGATCTTCACGGTGCCGGTCGACAAGGGTGACACACGCAATCTGACGCGCTCCGCCGGCGCTGCCGATCGCGCACCGGTCTGGTCACCCGATGGCGCCCGGGTCGCGTGGTTCTCCGACGACGGCAGCGGCTACGTGCTGAAGATCGGGACGCAGGACGGGCTCGGCACGCCGCGCACCATTTCGATCGGTGAGTCGAAGTACGTGTGGAATACGGAGTGGTCGCCGGACGGCACGATGATCGCCTTCGTCGATGACCGTGCCCGCATCCGGATCGTGAACGTCGCAGCGGGCGATGTCGGCACGGCGGATGTCGATGGCAACACGAACTCGCGCAGCGGCATGGGGCTCGTGTGGTCCGGGGACTCGAAGTGGCTGGCGTACTCGAAGAGCTTCCCGAACAACCTGCGGCGGATCGTCGTGTGGAACGCGGACACGCGCGAGGCGCGTGCGATCACGGACGCACTCGCGGATGCGCGCACGCCCGCATGGGACCGCGACGGCCGTCATCTCTACTTCCTCGCCAGCACCGACCTGGCACTGGCATCCGGCTGGGCGAACACGAGCAGCATGCAGGCGCAGCCGACTTACGCGCCGTACGTGATGGTGCTGCGCGCCGAGGACCCGACGCCGTTCTCGCTCGAAAGCGATGAGGAGCCCGCAGGCGCGACACCGGAACGGCCCGACACGACGAGCACACCCGTTCGGATCGACTTCGACGGCATTGGCAGCCGCATTATCTCGCTGCCGATGCCGGTGCGCAGCTATTCGACCCTGCTCGCGGGCCCGCGCGGCAGCGTGTTCATCGGTGAGAGCGTGCCGAACACGCCGGGCGCGGTCCTGCACAAGTTCACGCTCGCGGACCGGGAGACGGAAGTCTTCGCGCGCGGCGTGTCTCGCCCGTCCGCGTCGCATGATGGCAGGAAGCTGCTCTATCAGAGCGGCGGCAACTGGCAGGTGGTGGATGCAACGCGCGCGAGCGCCGACGGCAACAACGGTCGCCTGACGGTCGCACTCTCCGCGCACATCGATCCGGCCGTCGAGTGGCAGCAGATCTTCGATGAGGCGTGGCGCTACCAGAAGGACTTCTTCTACGACCCGGACACGCACGGCGCGGACTGGGATGCCGTGCGGCGTCGCTATGAGCCGCTGGTCGCGCACGTGCGGCATCGCGATGATCTGAACTATGTCCTCGACATGGTCAACGGCGAGTTGTCCGTCGGACACAGCTTCGTGCGTGGCGGCGACATGCCGGAGACGGAGACGTCGCGCGTCGGTCTGCTCGGTGCCGACCTGGAGGCCAACGACGGACGTTGGCGCATCACGCGCATCTACACGGCCGAAAGCTGGAACCCGGGCCTGACCGCACCGCTCGCAGCGCCGGGCCTCCAGGTCGACGAGGGCCAGTACATCCTCGCGATCGACGGAGTCGAGCTGACCGCGGCCGACGATCCGTATCGCCTGCTGGATGGCACGGCCGGCCGGCAGACGGTGCTGCACCTGAACAATCGTCCGGCGATGAGCGGCGCACGCACCGTCACGGTCGCGCCGGTCCGGAACGAGAGCACGCTGCGGCAGCGTGCGTGGGTGGAAGACAATCGCCGCCGCGTCGACGAGCTGTCCGGCGGCCGCCTGGCCTATGTGTGGGTGCCGAACACGGGTGGTGCGGGCGTCGTGTCATTCAACCGCTACTACTTCGCGCAGCAGGACAGGGAGGGAGCAGTCATTGACGAGCGGTACAATGGTGGCGGTCTCCTCGACGACTACATGGTCGATCTCATGATCCGGCAGCCGCGCGCGGCGATCACGAACGAGGCGCCCGGCGGCCGCCCGTTCCAGCTGCCCGCCGGCGTGCTCGGCCCGAAGGTGCTGCTCATCAACGAGCTCGCCGGGTCCGGCGGCGACTACTTCCCCTGGGTATTCCGCCATCAGCAGATCGGCCCGCTCATCGGCACGCGCACGTGGGGCGGACTCGTGCGTTCCTGCTCGCATTACCCGATGGTCGATGGCGGCAGCATCACGTCGCCGTGCAACGCGGTCTTCGAGCCGGGCGTCGGCTGGATCGCGGAGAACGAGGGTGTGCCGCCCGACATCGAGGTGCGCATGGATGCGCGCAGCGTCGCACAGGGGATGGATCCGCAGCTGGAACGCGGAGTACAGGAGGCGATGCGCATGCTCGAGGCGCAGGGCACCCGCACGATCACTGTGCCAGCATTCCCGCGGCCCGCAGGATGGCCGGGCGGCGATCGATGA